The DNA window CCGTACTGGCTGTACTCGCTGGAGGAGCTGCGCTGCGACCTGACCGCGTTCGGCGAGGCGGTGAAGCTGGAGCGCGAGGGCGTGCCGCACGCCCGCTACGTCCAGCACGCCGTCCTGTTCGACCGGCTGTTCCGCTTCCCCATCAGCGGTGACCGGGTGCGCAACTACGACGGGCTCGGCGGCCAGCTCCTGTTCGCCTACCTGCACCGCAACGACGTCATCCGCTGGACCGACAACCGGCTCTCGATCGACTGGGCGCGCGTCGCCGACGGCGTGGCCGACCTGCGCGGCGAGGTGGAGAAGCTCTACCGCGACAGCATCGACCGGTCCAAGCTCGCCCACTGGCTGGCCGCGCACGAGCTGGTCAGCGCCTACGTGGCCCCGCACCCGGCCTCCGTCTGGGCCAAGGGCGTCGAGGCGCTGCCCGAGGAGCAGAAGGCCAAGGTCGACGCGGTCCTGCCGGACGAGTTCCCCCTGAGCATGTTCTACGAGGCGCTGCGTCGTAAGCTGACGGACGTGGTCGAATCGACTAAGGGGCTCCGCGCATGATCATCTTGGTGACGGGGGCCGGCGGCCCCACCGGCGAGGCCGTGACGGCGCACTTCCGCAAGGACGGCCACACCGTCATCGGCGTCGACAAGGACGACGTCGACCTGCTCGACCGCGCCGCCGTCCAGCGGCTCGCCGAGCGCGTCGAGCGCGAGCACGGCCGCGTCGACGGCGTCGTCCACCTGGTCGGCGGCTGGCGCGGCTCCGCCTCCTTCGCCGAGACCTCGCTCGACGACTGGGACGCGCTGCACGACCTGCTGATCCGCACCCTCCAGCACGTCTCGCTGGCCTTCGAGCCGCTGCTGCGCCGCAGCGACAACGGCCGCTTCGTGATCGTCTCGGCCAAGGCGGCCGAGAAGCCGTCCGCCGGGGGCGCGGCCTACTCCGCGGCCAAGGCGGCGGCGGAGGCGTGGACGCTCTCCCTGGCCGACGCGCTGTCCGGCACCTCCTCGGCGGCCGTCGTCCTCGTCGTCAAGGCGCTGGTCAACGACGCCATGCGGGCCGCCAAGCCGCAGGCCCGCTTCGCCGGCTTCACCGACGTCAACGACCTCGCCGCGGCGATCGGCGGACTCTACGACCGCCCCGCCGCCGAGCTCAACGGCACCCGATTGGACCTCACCTCTTGATCCCCCGGCACGACCCCCATCTCAAGGCGTTCGCCAGCGACAACTACGCCGGCGTCCACCCGGAGATCCTGCAGGCCATCGCCACGGCCAACGGCGGCCACCAGATCGCCTACGGCGAGGACGCCTACACCGAGGCGCTGCAGGACGTCTTCCGCCGCCACTTCGGCGAGCAGGCGCAGGCGTGGCCCGTCTTCAACGGCACCGCCGCGAACGTCGTCTCCCTGCGGGC is part of the Nonomuraea coxensis DSM 45129 genome and encodes:
- a CDS encoding SDR family NAD(P)-dependent oxidoreductase — encoded protein: MIILVTGAGGPTGEAVTAHFRKDGHTVIGVDKDDVDLLDRAAVQRLAERVEREHGRVDGVVHLVGGWRGSASFAETSLDDWDALHDLLIRTLQHVSLAFEPLLRRSDNGRFVIVSAKAAEKPSAGGAAYSAAKAAAEAWTLSLADALSGTSSAAVVLVVKALVNDAMRAAKPQARFAGFTDVNDLAAAIGGLYDRPAAELNGTRLDLTS